In Debaryomyces hansenii CBS767 chromosome B complete sequence, one genomic interval encodes:
- a CDS encoding DEHA2B14432p (weakly similar to uniprot|P38849 Saccharomyces cerevisiae YHR151C), with the protein MISYTYITALSILVLNVLNVACTSVDDWPNLSPQIEIALRSQRDIGKYISIDQVTGMGVSLNTLVFDKDGYTLDALNDVSTLLDVGVQTLMINLYWNEFTQKWQLCPAPFPANISSDITTSKELYWDGRTYKCEASLTVDSLVRTINTYLAETNTNIKVNMVHLLFHLKSIRIDPPSGNVSSSEIKDYISTFQPTDSHFVALNNATLNDTVSSFGTSLFTPSDLSSYRKSNYRKGDKVGFYNETRKSFPNLNTFLLLDYKRVMTTVIANDLVKSQYTYNVTSSDKKSVFLEGSGVDTTVASLSDPDAVSQCNELIHYNQDNIEVFDNISLKEHFRIVVDDNGTSFTNVTFSDFVRCGFSPILNASYYNVYNDEEGVSEIDGSLSDIVDNFIPLSFWSWAENQLIEPNRGLNISDSTDTDNDEERDDNDNDDPLVRRDMDYKSSHTAFKCVVLDENGWKVSDCYSRQPIACQKSGSPNDWHIDVKTKREYFTAYKDDSCPDDYNFGIPSSSIEMLALMSYIERENISYPVWIDMNDITVPDCFVTGGPYATCPYQMTVTRLKLAGLIAPSFIVAVVILALILCEKIFRTNPIQSNRKRHWKKAINKYVEKYDYEGVPS; encoded by the coding sequence atgataTCATATACATACATCACGGCGCTTTCAATATTGGTGCTAAATGTGTTAAACGTGGCATGTACTAGCGTTGATGATTGGCCTAATCTTTCACCGCAGATTGAAATAGCTCTAAGGTCTCAACGAGATATCGGCAAGTATATACTGATAGACCAGGTTACAGGGATGGGGGTTTCGCTTAATACTCTTGTTTTCGATAAAGATGGATATACTTTGGATGCTCTTAATGATGTAAGCACATTATTGGATGTTGGAGTGCAAACATTAATGATTAATCTATACTGGAATGAATTCACTCAAAAATGGCAGCTTTGTCCTGCGCCATTTCCCGCCAACATATCAAGTGACATAACGACGAGCAAGGAGCTATATTGGGATGGTAGAACTTACAAGTGTGAGGCATCTTTGACGGTTGATCTGTTGGTACGGACGATCAACACGTATCTTGCGGAGACTAATACCAATATCAAGGTCAATATGGTCCATTTATTGTTCCATTTGAAGTCAATACGCATAGATCCACCAAGCGGTAATGTGTCTAGTAGTGAGATCAAAGATTATATATCAACTTTCCAGCCCACGGATCTGCATTTTGTTGCCTTGAATAATGCTACATTGAATGATACTGTTAGTTCATTTGGAACATCTTTATTCACGCCTTCAGATTTGTCTTCCTATAGAAAGTCCAACTACCGAAAGGGGGACAAGGTCGGTTTTTATAACGAAACCCGAAAATCCTTTCCaaatttgaatacattCTTATTGTTGGATTACAAAAGAGTCATGACTACAGTGATCGCAAACGACCTAGTGAAATCTCAGTATACATACAATGTTACTAGTAGCGACAAGAAAAGTGTTTTTCTTGAAGGAAGCGGAGTAGACACAACGGTAGCGTCTCTATCGGATCCCGATGCCGTCTCACAATGCAATGAGCTCATTCATTACAACCAGGACAATATCGAAGTTTTCGATAATATATCCTTAAAAGAACACTTCAGGATTGTGGTGGATGATAATGGCACATCATTTACCAACGTTACGTTTAGTGATTTTGTGCGGTGTGGGTTCTCCCCCATTTTGAATGCCTCCTATTACAATGTCTATAATGACGAAGAAGGTGTCAGTGAAATTGACGGTTCGCTAAGCGATAtagttgataatttcattcCTCTCTCGTTCTGGTCTTGGGCCGAGAACCAGCTTATTGAACCTAACAGAGGATTGAATATTAGTGATTCCACCGACACCGATAATGACGAGGAAAGAGATGACAATGACAATGACGACCCCCTCGTCAGAAGAGATATGGACTACAAGAGCTCGCACACTGCCTTCAAATGTGTTGTATTGGACGAAAATGGATGGAAAGTATCCGACTGCTACAGCCGACAACCAATTGCATGCCAGAAATCAGGCTCCCCCAACGACTGGCACATTGATGTGAAGACCAAACGAGAGTACTTCACCGCCTACAAAGACGATAGCTGTCCTGATGATTATAATTTCGGCATACCACTGCTGAGTATCGAAATGCTCGCATTGATGAGCTACATTGAACGCGAAAATATTTCGTATCCGGTATGGATTGACATGAACGACATCACGGTTCCTGATTGTTTTGTAACGGGTGGTCCATATGCCACCTGTCCCTATCAAATGACTGTAACAAGGCTCAAGCTAGCAGGGTTGATTGCACCTAGTTTCATTGTCGCAGTAGTCATATTGGCTCTCATTCTCTGCGAAAAGATCTTTCGAACCAACCCAATTCAATCAAACAGAAAGCGGCATTGGAAAAAAGCTATCAACAAGTATGTCGAGAAGTACGATTACGAAGGAGTCCCGTCATAA
- a CDS encoding DEHA2B14454p (highly similar to uniprot|P50085 Saccharomyces cerevisiae YGR231c PHB2 Prohibitin) — protein sequence MSQQNWKNLSNELRRRASQGGGSGGSNRKSPFGAFAGIGGILLLGGVTMLAQNSLFNVDGGQRAIVYSRIHGVQPKIYPEGTHFVIPWFQRPIVYDVRAKPRNVASLTGTKDLQMVNITCRVLFKPDIFQLPNIYRTLGTDYDEKVLPSIVNEVLKSVVAQFNASQLITQRERVSRLVKENLIRRAGKFNINLDDVSLTFMTFSPEFSAAVEAKQIAQQDAQRAAFVVDKAIQEKQQLVVKASGEAKSAQLVGEAIKKSRDYVELKRLDTAREIAGILANSPNRILLDNDTLLLNTVVDGRNK from the coding sequence atGAGTCAACAAAACTGGAAGAACTTGTCAAACGAATTAAGACGTAGGGCATCACAAGGCGGTGGATCAGGAGGATCAAATCGTAAGTCACCATTCGGTGCATTTGCCGGTATTGGAGGGATCTTGTTATTAGGGGGGGTTACGATGTTGGCGCAGAATTCGTTGTTTAACGTTGATGGTGGTCAGAGAGCTATAGTATACTCGCGTATTCACGGTGTTCAACCAAAGATTTATCCAGAAGGTACACATTTTGTCATACCATGGTTTCAAAGGCCCATTGTGTATGATGTTCGTGCTAAACCAAGAAATGTAGCTTCGTTGACCGGTACTAAAGATTTACAAATGGTTAATATTACGTGCCGTGTGTTGTTCAAGCCGGACATATTCCAATTACCAAACATTTACAGAACTTTGGGTACTGATTATGATGAAAAGGTGTTGCCATCGATTGTCAACGAAGTTTTGAAATCGGTTGTAGCACAGTTCAATGCGTCTCAATTGATCACCCAGAGAGAAAGAGTGTCGCGTTTAGTCAAGGAGAATTTGATCCGTCGTGCTGGTAAGTTTAACATTAACTTGGACGATGTTTCGTTGACGTTCATGACGTTCTCGCCTGAATTTAGTGCTGCAGTTGAAGCCAAGCAAATCGCGCAACAAGATGCTCAAAGAGCGGCGTTTGTCGTTGATAAGGCCATCCAAGAGAAGCAACAATTGGTTGTCAAGGCCTCTGGTGAAGCTAAGTCTGCTCAATTGGTTGGTGAAGCCATCAAGAAGTCCAGAGATTATGTGGAATTGAAGAGATTAGACACTGCCAGAGAAATTGCCGGTATCTTGGCCAACTCTCCAAACAGAATTTTGTTGGATAACGatactttattattgaacaCTGTTGTGGATGGTCGTAATAAATGA
- a CDS encoding DEHA2B14476p (similar to CA6100|IPF66 Candida albicans IPF66): MSGPLINRSLTTIRTELEFLHDSEVITEQLYNALIESLPPKYQKDMKAWDLDKLKTEAGDNKKTKAPTTTDSITDGLATISINPPVKPERLQSKALGYCKAIYDYQAQEGEDLGLKKDDIIAVVEHLSEDWWKGYKKGTSANAAGVFPSNYVNVISQQEFDFASSPARCAVPPPFKNEKASYDANDQSAAPPPPQYDQTQVAPLTQQPSYGGYSQYPPQSTNYYPPQQYSPQPQAYQPQGQPVQVAAPEQAGQHSHMRKFGGKLGNAAIFGAGATIGSDIVNSIF; encoded by the coding sequence ATGTCAGGCCCATTAATAAACCGTTCGTTAACAACCATCAGAACCGAATTGGAATTTTTACATGATTCGGAGGTAATCACTGAACAACTCTATAATGCCCTCATCGAATCACTTCCTCCTAAGTATCAAAAGGATATGAAAGCATGGGACTTGGACAAATTGAAGACCGAAGCAGgtgataataagaaaacAAAAGCACCTACAACTACTGATTCAATTACAGATGGCTTAGCTACCATCAGTATAAATCCTCCTGTTAAGCCCGAACGCTTACAAAGTAAGGCATTGGGATACTGTAAAGCCATATACGATTATCAAGCACAAGAAGGAGAAGATTTGGGATTGAAAAAAGACGATATTATTGCGGTTGTTGAACATTTGTCGGAAGACTGGTGGAAAGGGTACAAGAAGGGAACGTCGGCGAATGCAGCTGGGGTGTTCCCATCGAATTACGTTAATGTTATTTCTCAACaggaatttgattttgcatCCTCCCCAGCACGTTGTGCTGTGCCACCGCCATTCAAGAATGAAAAAGCATCATACGACGCAAATGACCAGTCTGCGGCACCACCTCCACCTCAATACGATCAAACTCAAGTAGCTCCATTAACCCAACAGCCTTCGTACGGTGGATATAGCCAATATCCTCCACAATCAACTAATTATTATCCTCCACAACAGTACTCACCTCAACCACAAGCTTATCAACCTCAGGGACAACCTGTTCAGGTGGCCGCGCCTGAACAAGCTGGACAACACAGCCATATGAGAAAGTTTGGTGGCAAGTTGGGTAATGCTGCAATTTTTGGTGCTGGTGCCACTATTGGTAGTGATATAGTTAATTCGATCTTTTAG
- a CDS encoding DEHA2B14498p (similar to uniprot|P50082 Saccharomyces cerevisiae YGR225W AMA1 Required for sporulation) has protein sequence MSPNEHRRNQHPNSSPNHAFETNSRFFPVISSQVAYRNNELNSNVPTSPRNPTNRPSTPSNSPARPQLALNDGMFYVRPESDSQSLNLEEQDVELSNTDPNRAPNSSPVSPHQEVIASALGFSSNSRVYQLSATNSSNGAHNSTMSLMGSLVDSPSSKEIRKYLASRPVTAPTGHRKRIIKLTKPDHNLEAPGLKDDFYCNVVSWSKMTNRIAVGLNKSVYSWSTNNDVVLMHHDNYITVTAVSYSDHDYILIGKDNGEVLMLSQRENAIKATLSNHDRSIFCFQWFPGSRQFLAGDSKGDVLCVNVTEDSMGNVSLRIQCILECHQQQICGLALSNDSQLLAVGGNDNCCSIWDVSDVLAPKIKSVLPHKAAVKAIAFCPWANSILATGGGSNDRTIRFWHANTGTLLNTFAAKAQVTSLFWCKDRKELISTFGYGNSEKPLLLSVFSYPEMTPLIEVSSTTYLRCLSACQSPDRSSICVAANDSFVRIYKIWQSTEGPPLSPGSRSIGIYGSSLIEMYEGITRGDILR, from the exons atgtCACCAAATGAAcatagaagaaatcaacatCCCAATAGTTCACCCAATCATGCATTTGAAACCAATAGCAGATTTTTCCCAGTTATTTCCTCTCAAGTAGCTTATAggaataatgaattgaattctaaCGTTCCCACGCTGCCACGGAATCCAACAAACAGGCCTAGCACACCTTCTAATAGCCCTGCTAGACCGCAGCTTGCGTTAAACGATGGAATGTTTTACGTGAGGCCAGAGAGTGATTCTCAGTCTTTGAACTTGGAGGAACAAGATGTTGAGTTATCGAATACTGACCCCAATAGAGCACCCAACTCATCACCAGTGAGCCCTCATCAGGAAGTCATTGCGAGCGCATTGGGTTTTAGCAGCAATTCAAGGGTTTATCAATTATCGGCTACAAACAGTTCTAATGGAGCTCATAATTCGACTATGAGTCTTATGGGGTCCTTGGTGGACTCACCATCATCTAAAGAGATTAGAAAGTATTTAGCATCTCGTCCAGTTACAGCACCAACTGGCCACCGTAaaagaatcattaaattGACAAAGCCGGACCATAACCTAGAAGCCCCTGGTTTGAAGGATGATTTCTATTGCAACGTGGTGAGTTGGTCCAAAATGACCAACCGAATCGCTGTGGGTTTGAATAAGTCCGTTTACTCTTGGAGcacaaataatgatgtGGTTCTCATGCACCACGATAATTATATAACTGTCACAGCTGTGTCGTATTCCGATCATGATTATATACTCATAGGAAAGGATAATGGAGAGGTTTTGATGCTATCCCAACGTGAAAATGCTATCAAGGCCACGCTCTCCAACCACGACAGAAGCATATTTTGTTTCCAATGGTTCCCCGGTTCACGCCAGTTTTTAGCCGGTGACTCCAAAGGAGACGTATTATGCGTAAATGTCACAGAAGACAGTATGGGTAACGTCAGTCTAAGGATACAATGCATTTTAGAATGCCATCAACAACAGATATGCG GCCTCGCCCTAAGCAACGATTCCCAGCTACTAGCCGTAGGAGGAAATGATAACTGCTGCTCGATCTGGGATGTCTCCGATGTTTTAGCACCAAAGATCAAACTGGTCCTACCCCACAAGGCAGCCGTCAAGGCCATAGCCTTCTGTCCTTGggcaaattcaattttagCTACAGGAGGTGGTAGCAACGACCGTACTATCAGATTCTGGCATGCTAACACCGGGACTCTATTAAATACATTTGCTGCAAAAGCTCAGGTTACGTCCTTATTCTGGTGCAAGGACCGAAAAGAACTAATATCAACCTTTGGTTACGGCAACTCGGAAAAACCGTTACTTCTTTCTGTCTTTTCCTACCCGGAAATGACTCCTTTGATTGAAGTCTCCAGTACTACGTACCTCCGATGTTTAAGTGCATGCCAATCGCCCGATAGAAGTTCCATTTGTGTTGCCGCAAATGATTCGTTTGtaagaatatataaaatttgGCAATCCACCGAAGGACCACCTTTGTCACCCGGATCAAGGAGCATTGGAATCTACGGCAGCTCGTTGATTGAGATGTATGAAGGTATTACAAGAGGTGATATTCTTCGATGA
- a CDS encoding DEHA2B14520p (similar to uniprot|P50076 Saccharomyces cerevisiae YGR227W DIE2 Dolichyl-phosphoglucose-dependent glucosyltransferase of the ER) — MWNVQVVLTSIFVIFCGIVFRLVALNVKDPFIDEIFHLRQCQTYCALRFDIWDHKITTPPGLYILGMVYAEVVKRITFTSESLVSVCENMNVLRSANLFGGLVVLPLIVQGLVEKEKPQFWTVNIVAMPLLFTYYFLFYTDIWASILIVASLALVVRQPLGLITSSYISGIIAFASLWFRQTNIIWIAFIASLLVDKRRREHHNDMGFVQNGINFIRQAVKDWVAVLPFISNIILFAIFVKYNEGITFGDKENHKLNLHIVQVFYCFTFMSMFTWPVWLSIRLIKRYIHFTILGNYGLNTIFTIGSGILIKFIIDNYTVVHPFLLADNRHYTFYIWKRILNREYSNIFMIPIYHFCTWNIIDSLSHNIGGLTPITIITFIGGIFITIIPSPLFEPRYYIVPLLIYRLYVRPTKEKVFGISISRHALEFFWFMMVDVAITVIFLCYEFTWFSEPGKIQRIVW, encoded by the coding sequence ATGTGGAATGTACAAGTGGTATTAACTTCCATATTCGTGATTTTCTGTGGGATCGTCTTCCGCTTGGTTGCGTTGAATGTGAAAGATCCAttcattgatgaaatttttcaccttAGACAGTGCCAGACGTATTGTGCGCTTAGATTCGACATATGGGATCACAAGATAACTACACCTCCAGGGTTATATATATTGGGAATGGTTTATGCAGAGGTTGTAAAAAGAATAACGTTCACATCTGAGTCGTTGGTATCGGTTTGTGAAAACATGAATGTGTTGAGATCAGCTAATTTGTTTGGTGGGCTTGTGGTGCTTCCATTAATCGTTCAGGGTTTagttgaaaaagaaaaacCACAATTCTGGACCGTTAATATCGTAGCAATGCCATTGTTATTCACATACTACTTTTTGTTCTACACCGATATTTGGGCAAGTATATTGATAGTGGCATCGTTAGCATTGGTGGTGAGACAGCCTCTTGGACTTATTACAAGCTCATATATTAGTGGGATAATTGCATTTGCCAGTTTATGGTTCCGTCAAACGAACATCATTTGGATTGCCTTTATTGCGTCCTTATTAGTTGATAAGAGAAGAAGGGAACATCATAATGACATGGGGTTCGTACAAAATGGCATAAACTTCATTCGTCAAGCTGTCAAGGATTGGGTTGCCGTTCTTCCATTTATAAGTAACATCATCTTGTTTGCCATATTCGTTAAGTATAATGAAGGAATAACCTTTGGggataaagaaaatcaCAAGCTCAACTTACATATTGTTCAGGTATTCTACTGTTTTACATTTATGAGTATGTTTACATGGCCCGTGTGGTTGTCTATTCGGTTGATCAAGAGATACATACACTTTACAATACTAGGTAATTATGGTTTGAACACCATATTCACGATAGGTTCAGGAATtctaattaaatttattattgataattataCAGTTGTTCATCCATTTTTGTTAGCCGATAACAGACATTATACATTTTACATTTGGAAAAGAATTCTCAATCGAGAATACagcaatatttttatgATACCAATCTACCATTTTTGCACTTGGAATATCATTGATTCTTTGTCACACAACATTGGTGGATTGACTCCTATTACCATTATTACATTTATCGGGGGGATATTCATTACTATTATTCCTTCACCGCTTTTCGAGCCTCGCTATTATATTGttccattattaatttatcgATTATATGTTAGGCcaacaaaagaaaaagtcTTTGGTATTAGTATATCGAGGCATGctttagaatttttttgGTTTATGATGGTTGATGTGGCCATCACGGTTATCTTCTTATGTTATGAATTTACGTGGTTCAGTGAACCCGGTAAAATTCAAAGGATTGTATGGTAG
- a CDS encoding DEHA2B14542p (weakly similar to uniprot|P32566 Saccharomyces cerevisiae YGR229C SMI1 Protein involved in (1 3)-beta-glucan synthesis), with translation MKFGKLHEFIYSLSTQDKYSEFDPKKSFNRVNTQETELLFSHHNQSTASLIGGPTNDVDSTVNKNQFDGVHEVRLAWRHIKNWLLKYSPDLNSTLQSPCTDADLSDFQKDLNIKLPNCLIEFYKITDGQSYFNDNGSGGLVFGLKLMPIDEVMVMTEHWRKVADYLNSKLLHANQTNKLQELSKLETSHANSSQLKFSSSNLDLIEPVKIAKQQRHESAGSPNIPRQKSIPPGTIHDSFAHPMWIPIITDEVGNCIGIDLCPPTNGGGTWGQVILFGREFDNKYLIADNFGDFLLIFANDLEMGNWDFRSSLANNNQDLLIGSEGELVFVEKGTNKEIPYLEVLKKRCIEKWLSSLNESNSEKSEEIKHLIKDLNSNTSSILKFKNSMDQFVNNNISSIEGISDPIIHSENQIAGGSDNAKNQVKLGETSDTKQDDTSKIASTVSTSDEDE, from the coding sequence ATGAAGTTTGGAAAGCTCCATGAGTTCATATACTCGCTAAGCACCCAGGATAAATACTCGGAATTTGACCCTAAAAAGTCCTTCAATAGAGTGAATACTCAGGAAACAGAGTTACTCTTCTCACACCACAACCAATCTACCGCATCCTTAATTGGTGGGCCAACTAACGATGTTGATTCCACCGTCAATAAGAACCAATTTGATGGTGTTCACGAAGTGAGGTTGGCATGGAGACATATTAAGAACTGgctattgaaatattcgCCTGATTTGAATTCGACTTTACAAAGTCCATGTACAGATGCGGACCTCTCCGATTTTCAAAAGGATTTGAACATCAAATTGCCAAACTGTCTTATAGAATTCTACAAAATAACTGATGGCCAGTCCTATTTCAACGATAATGGATCTGGTGGGTTGGTATTCGGGTTGAAATTGATGCCAATAGATGAAGTAATGGTGATGACGGAACATTGGAGAAAAGTAGCCGACTACTTGAACCTGAAATTATTACACGCGAACCAGACCAACAAATTGCAAGAACTCAGTAAGTTGGAAACAAGCCATGCAAATAGTAGTCAACTCAAGTTCTCATCGTCCAATCTTGATCTTATCGAACCAGTCAAAATCGCCAAACAACAAAGACACGAGAGTGCCGGTTCTCCTAATATTCCCCGCCAAAAATCTATACCTCCCGGCACAATTCATGATTCTTTTGCACATCCTATGTGGATTCCAATTATTACTGATGAAGTGGGTAATTGTATCGGTATAGACTTGTGTCCTCCAACCAACGGTGGAGGGACCTGGGGACAGGTTATCCTTTTTGGCAGAGAATTTGACAATAAATACTTGATCGCTGATAACTTCGGAGATTTCTTGTTAATCTTTGCTAACGATCTCGAAATGGGTAACTGGGACTTCAGATCGAGCTTAGCCAATAATAACcaagatttattgattgGTAGTGAAGGTGAGTTGGTCTTTGTTGAAAAGGGTACAAATAAAGAGATCCCTTACCTTGAAgtattaaagaaaagatgCATTGAGAAATGGCTTTCATCGTTGAATGAACTGAATTCTGAAAAGTCAGAGGAAATAAAGCATTTAATCAAGGACTTGAATCTGAATACCTCCAGCATCttaaaattcaagaattcgATGGACCAATTTGTCAACAACAATATATCGAGTATAGAGGGGATCAGTGATCCAATTATCCATTCAGAGAATCAAATAGCGGGTGGATCAGATAATGCGAAAAATCAAGTTAAACTAGGGGAGACGAGCGATACTAAGCAGGATGACACTTCGAAGATTGCCCTGACAGTATCGACTTCTGACGAAGATGAGTAA
- a CDS encoding 40S ribosomal protein S0 (highly similar to uniprot|P32905 Saccharomyces cerevisiae YGR214W RPS0A Protein component of the small (40S) ribosomal subunit) — MSLPGSFDLTPEDAKLLLAANVHLGSKNVQPYVYKTRPDGVNVINVGKTWEKIVLAARIIAAIPNAADVAVCSTRTFGQRAVLKFAAHTGATPIAGRFTPGNFTNYITRSFKEPRLVVVTDPRTDFQAIKESSYVNIPVIALTDMDSPSEYVDVAIPCNNKGKHSIGLIWWLVAREVLRLRGIIPDRTTEWSVMPDLYFYRDPEEIEQNATEDIKTDDVEEAPAADAETEWTGETEEVDWAESGATPAAEEAAASNW; from the exons ATGTCATTACCAGGTTCATTTGACTTAACTCCAGAAGATgctaaattattattagctgCTAACGTTCACTTAGGTTCTAAGAACGTTCAA CCATACGTCTACAAGACCAGACCAGACGGTGTTAACGTTATTAACGTCGGTAAGACCTGGGAAAAGATTGTTTTAGCTGCCAGAATCATTGCCGCTATTCCAAACGCCGCTGATGTTGCCGTCTGTTCCACCAGAACCTTCGGTCAAAGAGCCGTCTTGAAGTTTGCTGCTCACACCGGTGCCACCCCAATTGCTGGTAGATTCACCCCAGGTAACTTCACCAATTACATCACCCGTTCTTTCAAGGAACCAAGATTAGTTGTTGTCACTGACCCAAGAACCGATTTCCAAGCCATCAAGGAATCTTCTTACGTCAACATTCCAGTCATTGCTTTGACCGACATGGACTCTCCATCCGAATACGTTGATGTTGCTATTCCTTGTAACAACAAGGGTAAGCACTCTATTGGTTTGATCTGGTGGTTAGTCGCTAGAGAAGTTTTAAGATTAAGAGGTATCATCCCAGACAGAACCACCGAATGGTCTGTTATGCcagatttatatttctacAGAGACcctgaagaaattgaacaaaatgCTACTGAAGATATTAAGACCGACGATGTCGAAGAAGCTCCAGCTGCCGATGCTGAAACTGAATGGACTGGTGAAACCGAAGAAGTCGACTGGGCTGAATCCGGTGCTACTCCTGCTGCTGAAGAAGCTGCCGCTTCCAACTGGTAA